Part of the Vigna radiata var. radiata cultivar VC1973A unplaced genomic scaffold, Vradiata_ver6 scaffold_310, whole genome shotgun sequence genome, AGAAGTTGTTCTTTAGTCCATCTTCGATCCGCACCAGGAGTTTGTCTTTTGTCTGTAAAATTTAGTATTGTGTGTATGTTTGTACCTTAAACCTCGTTATTATGCTATCAATGCAGCTGTTGATGATGATGGTTGGATGCAATAAATATGTTGTTCTATGAATTTCATTCGTATGCCATTTAATTTCTAGTTAATCATAACTTCGTCTGCTATGTCCATTAATGATAAGATGCCACAGGTACATACATAAGATTTGGTTAAGAATACGCATATTGGAGGGCACAACCattggaagaaaaatatttaattttccatttAATCAATgtgtaatatttaataaacttcATATGACCGATAAAGTACTTACTGCGAACCTTGTATTCtacttttaattcaatttcaccGTTAAACATCGATGAAGCTAAAGtcttttaattcaattcatTAAAACGTTATCTGTTTTATGATCTTTATGTATAATTCTCATTGTTGCATATTGATGAAGATAGAATCTTTAGAGTAACTCCACTTGTAATTTAAAAGGTTTAGAAATCTACTTTGACTAAAACTCTGTCAAATTCatcaaatgttattattttcacCAACTTTCTTGTCATTTTAGTTTTCAGTGACGCGATTAAAGTAAAACCAACCAAATTagtttctttattatttctctACTAACAAGGAGTTACTTGATTCACAAGCTGAGAATATAACATTCCGTTAAACTATAGAACCGgtaaaatatctataattttagTCCATTGATagaattgagaaaaaaagacaaaatatatatatatatatatatatatatatatatatatatatatatatatatatatatatatatatatatatatatatatgtctctTGCTGTGCCTGTGACAAGCACAAATTACAGTGTTGCTATTAGCATCAACTTAAACAATGCAACtaccaaaagaagaagaaaaaatggaatATTTGTGAATGGATGTTTAAACTGTTATAAGGCTCTTGTATAGTAAGATTTAGTAGAGTTTGAGTAGATAAATCCTTTGCATTGTGATTTGGTTGTAAATATAATCAATGAGGTAGGGAAAATGTCATGCATGGCTTTATTACCCTGTCGCCAAATAATAATGACAAcagtatataaaattttaagtgcaTTCAATaaagcattaaaaaaattgatattcttATTGTGTATATAATTGGCAAGCCCTTGGGAGGAAGTGTTAATTAGCATTTGAATTCACGTTCTTATGAATTCTTACTAGTTTttcttacatgttttttttttcttttttcttatagaAGGTTATGCTAGCCATCATTATATACTTTGGCATCTTAGATATGTTGATATTCCAATATACATCTATCATTTACTAtcacaagaaaaatattattaaaacaaaattaaacagaaGGTCAAACCAAACCCATGAACAGAAATTACAACTAAACTTCCTAAAGAGGCTAAAATTTTCTAGAGATAGGAAGTTGATATCtgtcatgaaaaaaatattctgaaTTGATCACAGATTAAGTGttccattaaaaatatttcctaATATCCAAGTATAAATTAGTCAATTTATTAGCATAGCTATTCTCTTCCCTAAAAATATATGAGGCAAACAGTGCACTACCGAGGCTCTAACATGGTAAGACTTATATCATTGGTAGAAGAAAACAGGTGCTTGGTAGAGGACTCTGCTCCAAGAAAAATTTTCTCCTTCTCCATAAGGAAACCAGGCTCCTTAGGTTGAGGTAGGGAACTCTCACTGCTCAGCATCACTACCACAGTGGACATGTTTGGCCTATCCTCAGGATGCTGTTGGACACATAAAAGACTGATATGGATACAACGCAATGCTCCTGACAGAACAGATGAATTCTCCATGCATGAATCAAGTAAGTCCAAAGGTCTGGTTTCTTTCCAAAATCTCCATGCCTAAACAGTGTAACAGACATGTCATTACTAATATTTATTGCTtgtaaacaaaaaaagaatcatGTCCTTTTTAGTTTCACACTTACTTGTCCAATAAGGTTAATACTATTATTTGAATGTGAAAAACCTCTGTTCTTCTTTCCACTTACTATCTCTAGCATTAGTACACCAAAGCTGAAGACATCAGATTTCACTGAGAATAGACCATAAATGGCATATTCAGGTGCCATGTAACCACTGaacaaaatcattaaaagtATGGTTTAGAAGTTCAGAAGAACACTGTGTAGTGGTAGATGCAGATTGCAAATTCTGTTGAGATATTAACTTACTATGTTCCAACCACCCTTTTTGTATTTCCTTCAATCTGATCTCCCCCAAAAGTTCTAGCCATGCCAAAATCAGATATTTTTGGGTTGAACTCATGATCAAGTAGAACATTACTTGCTTTGAGGTCTCTATGTATAATTCTCAACCTGGAATCTTGATGAAGATACAGAAGTCCTCGCGCAACTCCACAAATAATATTGAAGCGTTTAGACCAATCTAAAATTTTAGCCTTTGCCTGATCTGCCAGATTAATAACATTGCTAACTCATTCTCtggaaaaatatttgaaaaaaataacagGAAAGAGTTTTGTGAAAGAGAAACTGGAGGAGGAAAAATtctagaagaaaatgaaaattaaattgaaaaagaagtcGAGAGATTAGAACCAAATATAAAGGAGTCAAGGCTTTTGTTGGGCATGTATTCATAGATAAGCATCTTCTCCTCTCCTTCAATGCAACAACCAACAAGCTTAACTAGGTTCCGATGCTGAAGTTTGGCTATCAATATGACCTCATTCTTAAATTCATTAAACCCTTGTCCAGAACTTTGTGAGAGTCTTTTCACAGCAATTTCTTGCCCATCTGCTAGGGTACCCTATAGTGTCACACATATAGGCCTCATATTAATATGGTTCATAAGATGAATTCTGGGATTTTATGTTGAATCAGGGAAGTATACTGCATAATTACCATATATACTGTCCCAAATCCACCTTCTCCAAGCTTATTGTTAATTGAGAAGCCATTAGTTGCTTTGGTGATTGCAGCTTGATCAAAGAAAGGAAGCTCAAGCTCTTCCTCATCTTTATTATTATCTACTATCAAGGAATTACTTGATTCACAAGCTGGAAATATAATATTCCGTTAAACTCAGAACCGGAAAattatccatattttttttttttctctaggaAAAGTGCAGAACAATTTGAGGTTTACTCTATCgatagaattgaaaattgaaatatatgtttCTTTCTGTGCCTGTGACAAGCACAAATTACACTGCGTTGTTATTTGCATCAACTTAAAAAATACAACTaccaagagaagaaaaaaaaaaagaaggaactTTGTTAGGGGATGTTTAAACTCTTGTGCAATGTGATTTGGTTGTAAATATATTCAAAGAGGTGAAGAAAATGTCATGCATGGCTTTAATACCCGGGccatcaaataataataaaaatagtatataaaattttaagtgcattaagtaaaatattaaagaaaaattgatattattgttGTGTATATAACTGGCAAGTCCTTGAAATAAATACAAGAGTAAGGAAGCTACCTCTGaactttttcattctctttccaAATTGGTACAAAGCTAGAATGGCTGCAACAACTGCGGCTGTTGTGAGGACTACTGCCACCACCTtcatgttataattttttttctcaccttCATGATTTATATAGAATTGAGAGAGCAGAGTAAATTCTGAATCAttgaaaactattaaaattatgaCAAAAGCAGAGCAAGTTCAGTAAAAGTAAATATACTATAACCTGAGAGATATTAAGTGAAGACCTTACCTGATTCTAAAATTTTAGTTCTAACATATAAATCCCAACCACCAGCAGAAAACTCTCTGATATCCCTGAGATCACCAAACCACATCAAACAGCCCTTACCTCCTCCTCTAACATCTGTATTTGCATAAGCATTACAAGAACAATTCGCCAAGCATTTATCCCTGCACTCAGTGAGACTCATACTCTCATTGACCCAAGAATTTGAAGTATCTGGAGCTTTCAGCtgattaaatttaacaaacccatgtttctttctttcctcaCAGTTCCATTCTTCAGAGAGAAAACATCCTTGAGTCCAGTCCATCATGTCCCAGTGCTTCGGAAATCTTGGTTTAAATCCACTTAAACAGTGGCACACTGGAGAATCACCAATTACGCAATTCCCATTTGATCCACAGATATTGTAGGAATCACAGTTATCTCTCGGTACAGATGCATAAATCCTCCAAGCTTGAGCATCTTCAATCCATATGTACCTTTGGCGAGTGGAAATAGATTGGTTCATAACAATCCTTGAAATGATAGACTCATTCGTGAGGCTGTAGGTGTAGTACACCTCATTCTCGTTGGAAACAAACTTGAACTCAAAAACTGGATTTGCCTTCAATTCTGGGGCACCACTGAATCCAAGACCATTCCAATGACCACCACGGTAAAACACCTTTGACCCCTTCCACATCATCACTTGAGGAAATCCTTCGAGAGAGATACCCCAACTGAAATCACCTGGTGATGGATCATCCCAATTCTTCCAAGCAGATACACGCCGCTCAAGGCCGGTTCTTAAGTCCCATCCCAGCTTCATTCCTGGTAAAAGTGTATCAGAAGGGTAATCAAAGCTTTGCCACAAGTAGCTTTCAGGATCTTGGTCTCCTTCATCTCTCACTACCAAATTTCCAGAATTTAAAAGCTGGACAATGGGATTCTGAACCTTCTTTGTGGAGTTTGCTGACCAAGCCACAACCCCATTATGGTTAACAAGCTCAAGATTTCCCTCACTGTTAATATGCAACACACTTGAGTTGCCTTTTACTGGCTTGCCTCTGTTTGCAACCcacacaacagtcttcacaggtaTTGACTTGTACCATATCCCCAAGTAAAGATCTGCAGCACGTCCTGGACGGAAGAAACCCAATTCAAAAGTACCCTCTTCAGAAACCAATGTATTGCCTACAGAAAGTGGTTTAAATTGGGATATAGAGTCAATTGCAGTGGAGGTGCACAAAAAGAACAGTAGAATCTTAGTAAGAACAAACATTAGAAGAACTTTTTTCATCGCTTGACACTCTCGAAGCTCTGTGCTTTCACTGAACCAGAGTTTTCCTGTGTCTGGACAGCAAAGAGGAGAATAAGAGTTACACCATGAAGCTCACGGTTTTAACGTTGGATTTCTGTAACTGCTACCgttgagtgaaaaaaaaagaacatgaaatcGGTAACGGCTGATACTAAATTCCTCAATTTCTGGCATGGCCAAACTTCTTTTTTTCCTATTTGTGATTTGGTTTATAAATTTCTTAGCTGGAGAAAACGTCTCTCAAAAATATAGTATTACTTACGTTGAAAGCGAAACAAACGTGAATACAAACACATTTTCTGAAGTTTGTGTCAAATTTTTCTTTGGACAAGTTTGACCTGTATTAGGTAGACATGAATATAAGGTTACCTCTTTTGTTGGTCCTCGTGTCCTATCAATGGCGAATGTCTAAGGTTGTTTTATGCTGATATTAgatattaaaatgaatgaacAAACGTTTTGCATTAAACTCTCTTTTTTGTATTTGAGTTATAATTATTGATAGCTTTTTGAAGAGTTGAATTAGGAGAAAAGTTACTTATAGACTGATTAAGCTGTAGTTGGAACGAAAACTTAAAACATGTGGAACTGATACCATTAAGTACCACCTAATGAATTAGTCTTTTGCATAAAAGAGCTCCTAAAATTGTAGCAAAGCAGTAGTGGATGTTCCTTAAAACCTTGCAAGTAGGTAACCTTGTAGTGTAACTAGCTCAAAGTGAAACTCAATATCCATCACACAGTAATTTGACACTTTTTCCTACTAAAAATAACAGGTCACTAATGACTTAGGTTATAGAATTtagaaacattttaaattgGCCATGTACCGCTAGCATCCCATTGAGTCACTTCCCTCTCAGTTATTCAAACTAACACAGCTTCCATTATGGGAAAATTGAAGGATGGATAAAATATAGAACATCTGGAATTGCCTCTTTCCTAGATTCGTGATATTGTCTCCATGCTTCCTTGCACTCATGCTTGAAGGCGAAAACAATAGTTCCTTCAAGAAACGCAACGGCTTATCAGGTAAACACATCTGTGCAACTTCCAGAAGCTAATGCATGAAACATGCTCCAAAAACTTGTCAAGTCTATGCCCTCAAACTTGTGGTCAAGCAAGGGTCTATTTGATTAGCTAGAGTTCACACACTCTCTTTTGATTCCTCTGCACCATACACAGTTTTGAAAACGATATTTCACCTAAAGTTGAATATTGAGTAATGACGAGTGGAAAAAGACTTGCATCTTGGTGCTTTAGTTCATCCAAGTCTTCACGACTTTATTAGCTTTTCTAAGCCAATTGAGTTTAACCCTATTTAGGCAGCCGACAATTAAGACTAATTCACAACTCGTTCAGAATAGAGTCTGTTCAATGCAGGAATAAGACGGCAGAATTCAATCATCAATTTTTCagaacaaataacaaaaaagattgatttttttaaagtagCATAAAAGAGGTTAACCAGCATTTGtgcataataattaaaaaactgatAAATATACGGGAAGTATCAAATGAAGCACTTCtgccatttcattttcttttcgtTTCCTTACAAAAGTATATGGGAAATTGCCCAAAATGACAAATGaataaaaaggggaaaaaaattagaagtaaTCTTTGAGTTCTTGTTGAAGGACTTGCTCCAACCACAACTTTGAGCCTTCCATGAGTTCAGGACTGAGTCTGAACATCAAAACACAGAACTCCAACTGATTGAGCGCCCCATCACCGTCAAAGTCACCTTCCACAAGCATGGAGCGAAGATCCTCATCACTGAGGCCCTGAAGGCCAAGAAGGGCAGAATTTCTCTTGAGGCTGTCAAAGGTGATAACCCCTTTTTCTGAATCCTTCAAAAGATTGAAGCCATTGCATAGTTCATCGATTAGGCCATCCCCACCAAGCTTGTTGGCCATCACAGGCAAAAAATCTTGGAACTGGGTTTGGGAATTTTGTGCTGCCATAACGGTGAATTGGAGTTGGGTGAGTAAAAAGAGAGAACAAAGATCAAAGAGAGAAACAATGGAAATGGATGAATTGATAAGATAGTGAGGATGATGAAGGGAACATGATAGTATATAAAGATGAAGAAGGGAAGAGAGAGGAATGTGGAATGGGATCTTCCTAGAAGGAGAAGGCATAGATAGATACATTGAAGACAACTAAGCAACAGACAGGAACAAACTCGGTCAGACACACACAAATACACACGGTTTACTTTCGAGTGGACTTTCGTGGAAGTTAACAGAAGGGTAGAACCGTCCACTACACTATAAAATAGTACTTCTACTATTATTATagaaaggtttaatacctattttgttccctcttttgggagggtttgttcaaagtggtcattccttttttcaaaagttcactttagtcctaccTTTCGCAAAAAcggttcaagttggtcctttttgataacggcgttaattctgttaacggcagagctgcctagctggcaaatatttgatgatgtgTAACATTTTTATTGTGTTGGCAttgttatatgttaaaaaaaattattaattgtgacatggaattgtaataaaattagggttaaattaggTAAACAGATTGTTGGTAAGATGCAAATTTTACCCAAATTTGCAATTGCGACTGAGCTTGCGATTAGGGTTTATCAATCTTCAAGATGATTAGGATTGAGATTTTTTGGGCTTGCGATTGGAATATAATTTTAACCTGTCTGAATAGTCTTGCTTCCTTTCTTCACTCGCTTAATCACCTTGAGGATCAATTTGGAATCACCACACTGAGTTTTCGTAAGACCCATAGAAGTTTTAAAAGTTCACTCCCGCTGGGAAGAGAAGAAGAACGATACCTGATTTTTGGGTTTCTTCTTTATCCCGAATCCAAGcgaagaaggagaaaaggtcatcagaagaagaagaagaagtttatGCTCCGTGCCAAAACAGAATAGTTGTTTcatagaagaagaataagaagaatGTCGTCGTATTTGGGATTTGGGAAGGCTTCAGGACCAGTGCACCTCCCAAATTTAAACCCTTAAAGCTTTATCTTTTTAGTGGGTTTTGTACTCACATTGAAATGGGATGAGGAATTTGAATCAATTTGCATTTAACCCTTTCCCTTGCTTGTTTTCTGGAGCTACGAGAGTTTCTTCTATATTAGAACATGCGAATCTTCCGCAGAGGGTTATATTTGGTTtgaattgtttttgttaaagaaGAGCAAGGGTGCCTGGCATCTGTAATTTGTTGCTTGCATTTGGAAGGGTTCAAGCATTTTCGGTTGCTTGATGTATGTATAAGATTGATGATTGAAGCTTGATGAACCCTAATGTCAAATCCAGAAAATCCCAATTGCAATCGCAAATTTGGGTAAAATTTGCATCTGACCAACAATTTGTTTACTTAATTAATccaaatccctaattcattttgtaatataaccctaattcattttttaatttaaccctaacaacatacatttacacgtcacaatattttttttttttaaaacacataacaatgccacatcagcACATATTAGACAACTGGCAGGTCTGCTGTTAGTGAACTTAAcaccgttaccaaaaaggaccactttgaacagtttttgcgaaaggtaggacttaagtgaacttttgaaaaaaggagggaccactttgaacaaaccctcccaaaggaaccaaaataggtattaaaccttatagAAACTAATGCACTTTCATAATTTAATGGCAAGTCTcacattttttctttgtatataaatgttatcaagacttaattgattaatagaaaatctttcatttcaatacatttttttaaattacaaaataattattaaataacagtttatatttattgaaattaggaggttttaataaactttataaCTGTTTTAAACTTAAATGTAAATGAATTTGCTAATTCATTTTTGTTAAGATtgttagttaatttaatttgtttattttattaaaagatattctTCAAATTGggaaattattttctattaaatttagCATGAGCATTTTTACATATTGGTGTCTAGAAGAAAGAAACCACTAATAGAAAGAGTTTACTAGTGTTTTTAGGAAGCTAGCtaagaaactaaaaattaaatagaaacaCACTAAAAAtcgttaaaaaaaaatccattctATGTACTTTAATGGTTTaacaaatatgattttaaaaattttaacctaTATCCTGTCAGTGGCCCTTGTTAGCATTtacttcttttttccttttaagttCTGGTCTCGTTTGACTGTTGACTGCGGCTGCGTCAATGAAAGACATTTTACGATATATGAGTTTAAGGTCTACGTCATGTCATAcgatatatttgttttaattatttaatgttttttaaattaaatatatagtaaattataacttttgaaTGGAAGTATTATGTTAgattgataaaagaaaactaataaatattcCAGTTTACATGAAACTCTTTAAACTTAAtacatatagattttttttaattcagtatatattaaaagtaaatatatatatatatatatatataaataaagtaatcaaaataaaaatcaattatgtataaaatatttaaattttatttgtttgtttcgAATGTAAGACTCAAGTGTCGAACACAATCCCCGCTATCTCGACTGTTGCTCTTGTTATCCTTTGAATCTTTTCACCATTAGTGTCGATCAGTTGTGATCTACAAGTtagcactctgacgctcaagtcagcaaagTCACCACACAACCAGCATAAATATAATCAGAAAAGTGAAATATACCTGGCTAGGTAtccttatatttatagatgttAGATTCTGTAACCGTTGTCAACTTTACCCGCAAGATTCGCACCACATTGATAACCACTAACAACATGCCCGTGATTTTCGCCCCTACCTTTTTGTCATTACAGTTGCACTTACCGATCATCTTCCTTCTCCTCCCAATCGACCTTTTCTACTTTCCGATCGATCCTCGACGCTCCCCCTTCACTACactacataagccccccaaAGCCCTGAGCATTTGCTAAAGGCGAAAGGGTTAACCAATACGCCGAAGATGGGTGAAATAGGAAGAGTCACGACGTTTCAACCCTACGATCAGAAAGGCATGAAAGGTTGAGATTAGTTTAGCTATCATTCAAACCTGGGTTATGAAAAGACACGTGTTATCCGTCGTTGGATTTGGTGATAATTAACGGTCACAATGAATCCACGAAACCGTCTTTTGCGGCTATAAATAAGGGAGGGCCCCTCGTCATTCACCACCATTATCAAATACAGATCCTTCCATTCCCGATCTTCCGTTGTCTATAACCGATCTTTTCGCTTTTCCACCCGTTCGCTTTTCATTCCAAAGGTAATGTCTCTTTCCTCACGATCCACCAATATGTCTAGAGACGAAGGTCAAGGGTATGATGACGATGCGGCTGGTTCGTCCTCCTCATTTAGTTCCTCATCTATCTTATTTACTTTAAGATCATAATGTTAACAAGGTTTGTACTGCCAAAAATACTtactctttatattttttctcaaattttcaaatcCAACTTATTTTAGTTTCTTGAGACGAGGtatcttttttctttagttCCTACATCTATTTTCTTGCCATGACTTCCTTGATCTCAATGTGGGAAGTCGCTCTCAATCTGATCGCTCTCAATCTTATctttacaatatttttcttcctttctttgcATTTAGGATTCATCAAATGACACATTATGGATGCCTTTATAAAGGCATGCACAAACATTATTTCATTGAGTTGGAGAATTTGGGCAATGATTCTACATAATTGTCTAAGGTACACCTTCAAATCTTCCTCTTGTCTGTGTCttgtataaaacaaatatttgatattgGGTGGTTTTCTCATGCTCGCCACAAACTAGGTTTAGGTTGTGAAAATTTTGGTAATACCTCAAAAGATGAGATACATCCATCAAGAAGGATACTGAAATAGTCCAATGTGATTTTTGTTAACATCCTAGTGAACATTTTACATCAAACACTATTCAACTTGATATGAATAATTTTAACACGAGAATCAGGATATTGTGTTCCTATAAATAAGTTAACCTCCAATGTCATGTAATGAGACAATTTTGACTCATACAAACCTCTACTAAGAATAGCTAGAAATTTTAATCTTATCTACATCTACTTTCATCATAATTGGACTTGTAATATTTGTTTTgtgaagatttaaaaaattatattttagaattgatagttggtttaaaaatagtgaaatttgattattttaatattaaaaagatttagtATAAATAGCtttgttataaatgagttttaatattttaaaacatacaatttttctaaatatCACCTCTTTAGAGTTCACTAACTTCTCTCTAATAGTACTTCCTCTTTGTTCAATTGTTTGACGAGATTAGAGACCGTCTCTGTGACTAAAGCGATGACTTCAAGGGTGGCCGGATTAGAATCTCAAATAGAGTAAATTGGTCTTTTACTCTTTCTCTAAGCTTAAATATGTATTCTCTTGCGTGTGAGCTTTTTTTGTTTGCATGTGAGCTTTTTGTCTTCTATATAAGTTTTTATGATGTTACTATGTGTATATAGAGCATCATGTAGAGTTATAAGTGTCTTATTTTTAGAGCTATTTGAGTCGAGTCATaagtaaaagaatattttagaGTTGTTTTAAGTCactaatattttatgtttttgtcatATTCAAGTTACTGATTTAATGCCTGTGATTTGTATGAACGATTGAGCTTAGTGTTGAGTTTTACCTATTCAAATAGGGATTAAATCCTCAAATTTATATGATTTGGTTTGTATGATGAAATTTGAGAATATTGTTTTTATGGTATTGCAAATATGATGTTTTGAGCCTATGAATATAGTGTAATTTGTATTTGGTGTATTTTGGACTCTATATGTGGTATTGACTTAATTGGCAATCAATTTGTTGAATTATGTTCTACATAATTATGCAGGTTCGTTGGGCGAGGCAACACTCGTTGAGCGACTCCAAAGTCAGAGAGTTCACTGACTTGGTTATCGTTGAGTGCGACAACACTTTGCTGAACAAATTATGAGTTATTTAATCTTTGTGAATTCTAGTGCTTGTATCGTTGGGACAGACATGTAATTTCTAAGCGAGTGGGCTTTCAGGCACTACTTGCTTAGCCAGTGAATAATCTCGCTAAGCAGGATTAAGAGGGTAGTTCAACCTTCCATGTTCattgttttgtatatttaatgTGATCTTATAAGTTGTTAAGGAAATTATCTgtatatatgatttatatgagGATGGTTGGTCTTGATCAAAGGAGAATTAGCATTTGGTTTTATTATTGTACACATTAATGTGAGAGTTTAGATGTTTGAGGTTATCATGTTATTCTAATAATCATTCAAGCTCGGGTATAGTACAATGTTATTCTAATTATCATGTTAATTCCCTtggaaaatggtgcacatgggacaagaagtcaacacattttgtggcttattgaaggtggaatttgaagtttgacttggtGGAACATAACTCACAGCCAAGAGGTGTTCTttggccattttcattttcaatttctttatttggtgcacatTGGGTCACGTGAATGTGTAGGAAAGAGCATGTGtgattgtttcttttattttaaattagtttgcatagtaggattagttgcttttagtttctctaatttaaattagcatttaagttaatttaattttgttagatagttgtttgtaacagtgttggtgtttagtattttattttattttgtcttaatgttgtcttatatttgtggtagagataatttagttgtcatgctagcttaaattaatttggttggtcattaatgatattgcactgtttccttaAGATACCTGGACTGtgattgtgtttgccactctgaccttgcacttgcaattgggcaTGCGCTTAGTTGcgcagttggtgttacatctttgcttagtcgatgtaactgcatggtgtaaattagatttgacattaacactgcgtccgcttagttcgcttttatgaaaaccgggttaaccttcgcttagttggttaacttttttggattagaggtttgaatcgcaactttattttgttgatctgtgataggaaacattgtaattaagttaatgaccaaccgtgtCCAGTCTGTCTTTAAAACCatttttagatctgtgtttgcgTTTCAATTTGCGTCAgcattttgattttattcatccgtaTGCACcacaacattttcacaaacactccccccccccc contains:
- the LOC106780432 gene encoding calcium-binding protein PBP1-like; the encoded protein is MAAQNSQTQFQDFLPVMANKLGGDGLIDELCNGFNLLKDSEKGVITFDSLKRNSALLGLQGLSDEDLRSMLVEGDFDGDGALNQLEFCVLMFRLSPELMEGSKLWLEQVLQQELKDYF